In Gossypium arboreum isolate Shixiya-1 chromosome 3, ASM2569848v2, whole genome shotgun sequence, the sequence tatttctatttatttattctttctttatttgttttattatatataatataatatagtatatatttatacttatatgttaagtaaaagatattttaatataatatatattaaattcaaaAAATCTTCCTTATGCCACCTCATTTATGAGCAATGGCATAATTGCTTATTTAGcccctttaatttttctttaatctataattcaacttttaccctatatacaatttagtctttatacgtaattacttttaattcaaaaaattcacttaaccgaaacctaattaactacacaactagctttgtaaatatttttaataaatatttactaatcTGATTTACAAGAACTGAGTCTCAGGAAtgcatttttttaatttgattctttttaattaattaactatcaaaacgttaaaatttcctaacgaaactttaatactaactcaatgacactccataaatatttaattatttacggctcgatttatgaaatcgaggtctcgatacctcggtTTCAAAACTAATTAATTTGATAAACATTTCTAAAGCacaaatcactaattcataaGCCTTCCTAAATTCACGATTGGCtcataaatactaaataataatttataagctCTTGTCAGATTTTAGTGGTCTCAAACCACTTTTTCTGACATCACTGAAAATTGGCTGTTACATAACTCAAgcataaaatttacatttttatcatttatcatttgtcGGGCATTATAATTGATCGGGCACTTTCATTTATCAGGCCCTAACGTgtatgtgatcatttcacatatttatggcatttatacaatttacaaacataacattaattcaagcataaaaacatatacaatttagcacgaacttacctcgacaatgttcgtgtacgtaaaatttactaattcgacattttcctctttcctcgttctagctccgaatttggtctatccggatctatacaagtaaatttaacatcaatttaccaTATTTCACATTCAAGTCGACTTAATTGTCATCctagaaaaaattaccattttgcctttaacttttccataaattctcatttcgtccctaggcttagaaaataaaatttgtgcaatttaatccctattccaagcctaaccaaaatcccattacaaaatttacagcaaatGTATTCATAAAAGTTCagcattttttatcaaatttcataactttacattttagtccctaaatcatgtttccatcaaagatcactttgtaaaagttgtttatctatcaacaacctttcattttctaccataaatttataattttcagcatattcatccatggtccattttccatactttgataacttttcaaattaatccccaaatagatagattaagctatctcggtttcaaaaatatcaaaattactaaaaacaggccaaggaaacttacccaatttggccatgaaagttttttctctctctcctagggtttccatgtattattttagagaaaaagatgagaaaataagatgatatctcttttttcatcttttaattaattaaatattttcactttctaatttagtccttgcccttttttctaaatttacatggataagtcaccaaaatatctacatatttttcTTTAATGGTGTAATTACCATACAAGGACCGCAAGTTTTGAATCTCataactatttaatccttatagttactagaattcaacttttctattttatgcgatttggtccttttcataattaagtacataattgataaaattttcttttcaaatttttcacatgacatttctaacataatacgggccatataacaaaataaaataaaattttattttcagctcatatttgtggtcccaaaccactgttCGATTTCaccaaaattgggctattacaaatataatataaatattttataaatttattttttaatataaatatattttaattacaatttaacataaataaatataatttattatttaatttaaatatattatttaataatttaaatacattattatataatttattatatatacatatattccaATTTAATGGTCATTTTAATCTCATCGCCACCACTGCATTTGAATCAAACACATTTCTTATCGTTGATTTTATCTCATTGTTATGTACCAAATCTCGTTATTATAGTAATTAATCTCACCGTCATTGTTATTTTCAATCTCACCACTGATCTAATGGAGCTTAGTGATGGGCAATGGTGCTTTGATGAAAAATCTTCTCAAAGCTAAACtatccatttttttaaaaaaccttcATTTGGTTAAAGGTGATATAAATGGGGTATTTCCAATTCTGGGGGCCTATATGGGATTAAGTGGTTTTGTTATGGAGGTTCTTATGTCATGGATTGCATAAGGGAGCCTACAACCATGACACACTTGAATGATTCATCTTTTTCGTGAGGGGTCATATGGCCCAACAGGACTGACCTGTTGCTTGAAGAAATATAAGGTTCATCTGCATAGCATGAAAAATATGAAAAGTAATCTTAGAAGATTTGATTCTATAAATCTTAGGGGATTTAATTTCTAGATTGCTTTTAATCTCGATCATTGATGTACTTTAATTTTTATCGTTAGAtctgggggagctcaactataaatagaggcctctccccctcATTTGTATTCACTTCATTCTTGAGTAATAGAATTCTTTGAGAAGATTCACTTAAACTCATTGTGCTTTTTCTTTTCCATGGATATTTTGTCCTTTCGATCTTTCTTTTGTCTTTGAGTTGCTTACACTTTATAATTTGATGCCTTAGAGAAATTCTAAGAGAATTATCACTTTGCGAGAGTTTGGTTGACTTAGGTGTATTTGAATCGAAGAAATcccctaaggccgcacggattgggAGATGAAAAATCTAGCCCTGTGATACTTAATCCTAGCATAAAAAAGAAGAGATAAATAAAACTTTGTTAGAGATGGCTTTGCCTAAAGCTTTTGGTATTGATGGTTTTCTTGCTTACTTTTACTAGAGCCAATGAAAGGTGGTATGTGGCTCAATTTTTCGTATAGTCCAAGATGTACTCCAAGGGAAACAAATTAAGCAAGTCCTGAATAGAATTTTATCGATTCCtgtaccaaaagttgatagcttAAAAACTATCTCATAATTTTGGCCAATTAGCTTGTACTTTACATGTGATTACCAAAATAATTATTAACaggctttgtaacaccccaaacctggcctggtcATTATGGTCGAATCTAACAGTGTCACATGTTAACGTGTTTGAAAATAGTAACTAGGGTTGAAAATCGTAACTTTACTTTAAACATTTTCCATTTAGAATCTTTTCATTATTACTTATTAATCCTATTATCGTGTTAATTAATCATTCGAAAGCTTTCAAAACGTTTATTCTATACGGAAGCTTTTAAGCCAGTTTGTTTATTCGTGAGTAATTTGTTAAAACGTTTGgttcttttgaaaactcgagttttcctaaAACCAGTAGTTATAATCCATAActaataaaaatcccaaatttaagaaaaatacatAGAGGTCATGTTTACAATAAAATtccaaaacaaaatttaaaatcataattaagtACGAAACAGAGTCAAACAAGGTTGTGTGGCCACCACTAAGTCCTCCGCTGCACCAATCCGCACACGCCTGGGGATTTTCTGTATAGATAAATcagaggggtgagtttacaaaaactcagtgtgtaatccccatataaAACAAGTAGACAAAATGCAGTCGCAATATGGGCTTAAGCCCTTTCAGTATCAGATTCAATTTCAgttaaggccttagcccatttcagtatcaGCAATCAATACAGTAACAGATATACAATCACAAAAttcctacccagccagcctctacacaccatctccgtccaaccctacactccttgtggggatataatcaacccacccatcccaacACTCCAAAAAGTACTgaatgcggcactaaacagtggtTTACAGTTGAGCTGCCAGTAAATTAAGCCcgaggcctttcagtacacttcttccGAACAATACcaacccccaacccaatgcaatgtaaCATACAGTAATGACATGCTATATCATGGCAACAGTGCATACAATATCAGTTCATTAAATATCATCATGCTCactaacatataaatatatatattagttataCAGTCATTTCAATCAATTAGGGGTCCAggtaagcttaccgaccctacagtaggttcacagtcatcTCGGGTGACCTGTACAACCTTAGCAACAAAAAAATAAAGATGGGCTCACACGCTCATGTTGTTGGCCCGTGTGGAGCCAGACGCTCATGTGGCCTACATGAcccaaaatggccttggccatgtggattaCATGGCCTGACCCAAAaatcccacatgcccgtgtggttcactTGTGTGGCCTACACAAAACTTACCGAGAGGACGAAGAGAACAATGTACAGGaagaaagtagaaattaaaagaacCGAAAAGGGGAAGAAGCCTAGCAAAGGTTCAGCTagggaaagaaaaggaaaaatgtCAAGAGACTTTCAGTAAAAAGAGGAGAAACTGAAAGTTGAGAGGAAAACCAATTCCACCTTTTTTCACTTACCGAATAGACAAAAACGAAACTTGCCACAAACGAACgattgaagccagaaaaataaaaagaaatgccAAGGCTGGGGTAGGAGAAGCAGAATTTGGCGGCACGAGGAGGAATTGAGGAAAGAAAACGGTAGAGATAGGGAAAGAAATTGTCCGGAAGATAGAGAGAAAACTaactattttcttttaaaaagaaaagaaaatgatcaAATTTTGGATATTTTCCCCCATAATCCCTTAATTTGCTTCCACTTATCCTTAATTCGCTCCCACACTTCCCCACACCCCTCAAACACTCAGGATTTTACCACATCTCAAACTCCTACATGCCACAAGCAGAAAAATAATACCCAAGTACAGCTCGAACCCAAGACGTCTAGCGTTTTTAACACACCACTTAGCCACCAGaacagcaggcccattctgacatgtTTTTACAAACTTTTAACTATAAGCCTACTGAATAAAAGGAAGcctttattcaattaaaacaaaaatttagttCAAGATAAGGCTTAAATCTAAGACTTCTCAAACACCCCCAgtacacataaccactgaagtagatacaggTTTATATCATAAacgcacaaaaataaatataagagatttttggggcgttacaactctacccctaaaagaaaatttcggcctcaaacttttacctgatcagaacagataaAGATAATGTTGATGcatcgcatcctcaggctcccacatgGCCTCCTCAGAGCTATGATTACTCCATAGAACCTTAACCAATGAGATGGATTTTCTCCTCAGAATCTTTACGTCACGATCTAATATCTGAATCGGCTCCTCCTCGAaagtcagatctggcctaacctcgatctcctccaCTGGAACAATATGTGTTAGATCAGAGCGGTAGcacctcaacatcgagacatggaaaacatcaCGAATCtgatctaactctggaggtagctctaactggtaGGCAACCAGTCTCGCTCGTTTCAGTATGCGATAAggtccaatgaacctagggctcaacttgcccttacgaccgaatctcagtaccttcttctatgccgagaccttaagaaaaataGAGTCTCCCATAGAATACTCGATCTCATGTCGCTTCAAGTCCACATAAGACTTTGTCTATTGGATGCTGCTTTCAGTCTATCTCGAATCAGTCTGACCTAGAACTCGtcgctcgcccaactcagtccagcataAAGGAgtgtgacacttacgaccataaagtgcctcgtaaggtgccatctgtatactagactggtaactattattgtaagcgaactctgcCAATGACAAATACTCATCCCAACTGCCTCAGAAGTCAATTACAtagctcctcaacatatccttcagtatctgaatcaccctctcagattgaccatctgtctaaggatagaaagcagtactgaagtctaaccttgaaCCCAGAGTCTCATGTAGCTTTTTCCAAAATTAAGACGTGAagtgaggatccctatcagagatgatcAAAACCAATACCCCATACAGTCTCACTATTTcagacacatacagtttagcTAGCTTCTGTAGCGAGTAGTCAGTACGAGCCGGTATGAAATGGGTGGACTTGGTAaatcgatccatgatgacccatatagaatccttcttagtgggtgtaaagggtaacccactaacaaagtccatagtcacccgctcccacttccaaagtggaattttAATTGGCTGtaacaaacccgaaggtaactgatggtcagccttaacctactggcaAGTTAGAGATTTACCCACAAAATCGGTAACCTCTCATTTAagtcctggccaccagtataactcacAAGGTgtcggtacatcttatttctgccaggatgcatagcataagggctactatgcacctctctTAGTATCGACTGCCTCAATTCAGTGTCTTTCGGTACACAGGTTTTCCCACGAAAATaaagtaccccttcgctattTAGTCCAAAGTCTTCAATATTTCCCACTCTCAACCTGTTGGAAATGAAGACCCAAAGATTCACCCTCCAACTGCTTACCCTTAACTTGCTCAATCCACGTAGGCTTAACCTGAAGCTCAGCTAGCaaacttccatcatcaaataaactgaggcaAGCAAACATCGCCCCCAAATCAGTTATAACCTTATGGCTCAGtgcgtcggccaccacattggccttaccaaggtggtattcaatcgtacagtcatagtccttaagcagctcaatccatctacgttgcctaagatttagctccttctgagtgaggagatacttgaggctcttataatctatgtagatgatacacttttcaccatacaggtAATGGCTCTAAATTTTCAATACAAACACCACTGAGAACAACTCTAGGTCATGCGTCAGGTAATTCGCCttatgagtcttaagctgacgagatgcatacgctaccaccttaccctcttgcatcaacacatatCCGAAAcagacatgtgatgcatcactatagacagTAAACTCTTTTTCAAACTCTGGCAGTATTAAAATAGGGGCCTTAGTTAGTACAATCTTGAGCTTTTCAAAGGTCTCTTGCTGGCATCTGTCTAGTTAAACAGCACACCCTTACGTAGTAGCTTAGTCAAGGGTGCTACAATTAGTGAAAAACCCTCTACCAATAGTCGATAATACCttgccagtcccagaaaactgcgaatATCAGATATAGTTTTAGGCTATTTGCAATCCAACACCGCCTCAATCTTTCGATGATcgaccctaatcccctcagcagaaaccacatggcCCGAAAATGTTACTTCCCATAACCAGAACTTACATTTACCGaacttggcgtacagttgtttctctcaCAAGATCTGCAGAACCACACTGAGGTATTCATCGTGCTCACCCTCAATCCTCGAGGACACCAGTATGTTgttaataaataccaccacaaaccaaTCCAGATAGGGCcgaaacactcggttcatcagatccatgaaagccgctggtgcattcgtcagtccaaatggcatcactaggaacttgtaatgaccatatcgGGTCCTAAATACTGTCTTAGGTACATCagtctccttaaccctcaactgtgATATCCTGATCGGAGGTCAATCTTGGAGAAAACTGAAGCCCCTCAGAACtgtcaaacagatcatctatccttggtaagggatacttattcttgattgccAACTTGTTCAATTGTAGGTAGTCAATACATATACGCATGGATCTGTCCTTCTTTTTCATGAACAGAACTGGTGCTCCCTGcagagacacactagggcagatGAACCCACAATCcggtaactcttgaatttgagccttaagctccacaagctcctttggtgccattctatagggaGCGATAGACACCAGAGTTGTTCCAGAAAAGAGCTCAATCCCGAACTCTACTTTACAATTCAGAGGTGACTCGGGtagctcttcaggaaaaacatctaaaAAGTCCTTAACCGTCTTGATATCCTTAACTGAAGAATCCCCAAAATCTAAAACACTAATGTAGGCCAGATACGCCTCAcatcccttacgaaccaacttctcTGCCCTCAATGTAGAAATCACATTCGATAAGTAGTTTCAATATTCCCCAATTATGGCTACCTCGATATCCTCCTCAGTTTTCAGTACAACCATTTTTGTGGCATAATCTAATCTCACTCGGTGTTTAACCAACTAGTCTATTCCCAGTATCAGATCAAACTCTCCATAAGGCAGTTCCATCAGATCAGCCAAAAAAATAGCCCCTTGAACCTCTAAAGAAATGTCTCTAAACAACTTATTTACCCTTACTGATTGTCCCAGCAGACTCAGTACAGTCACCTTACTCGCATGGCTCTCAACCAAGATACCCAACTTCTCGAACACAGTACAGGCTATATAAGAGTGAGATGATCCTATATCGATTAGTgcaatataaggtacattataaataaagaacatacccgtgataacatccaaagcatctccatcctctcgcGATGTGCAGCATAAACTAAAGTCGGCTCCCTCACCtcagcatgaccagcacctctcCCCGGTGCTCTCTAACCACGGCCCAacccattaccacctctggcctgacaacggcctctcggtggctacTGAACTACTCTCAGTAGTCGTGCAGTACCAGTACCcaaagcttgcatctgatcagacCTCCGTGGACACTCTCTAATACGGTGCTCTAATGAACCGCACCTCAAACAAGCCCCAGCTCTTTTCcaacactcgccctgatggcATCTACCACAGTCAATACACAGCGATTGTCTAGTAGCAGCGATAAGAGCCCCAACTctgacctttttcttaggcctctaaaCAAAACTTGAGGGCTTCGAATCCCTCTTGCTCCTACCTCTCTCTCGGTTCTAGAGCTTCGTGATCTTTGCCTTATCAACCAGTGCAGCAAAGTCTatctccctctgtggagctattatAACCTTCAAATTATCCTTGAGGCCATCCTTGAAGTGAACACAGCACTCATACTCAGTTGCCACCATACCTCGCGCATAGAGGCTTAATCTTAAAAATTTGACCTCATACTCGACCACCGATCTATCTCCCTGAGTCAGATTTAGAAACTCTCTCCTACatgcatccacataactagcccccacatatttcccttggaaGGCGGTTTTAAAGAACTCCCAGTTCAGTCGATCAAGCTGAGAGCCCTCCTTAACAGTGAggcaccactgatatgcctcatcACGTAGGTGTGATACAGCACCCTTCAATTTCTGCTCGAGAGTGCAGTCCAGATCGTCCATAATCCTCTCTATGGCCTCTATCTAGTACTCAGCCACATCAGGGGCAACTCTAGTAATACCCCTGAAAAGCTCGGCTCTGTAAGACCGGAGTCATTCCGTAACCAACCCGCGACCTCCAAATCCAgtattgggcccaacgaccctctctaaaatcctGAGCATGGCCTGGGACAGTGCATCGTCCCCAGCCGCTCAATCATGAGATCTAGTCTCAATCACAGGTGAAGTCAGTgtctcactagtatccaaattagGCAGATTTCCAGATAACGAAGACCTAGCTCGAGCATGTCTACAGCCTCTACCATGGCCTCTTATACCCTGTCcgcgagtacctctggtgcttaTTGTCTAATTTCGTTTTAtatgtattaacagttttatgcatcagtttatagTTCCAATGTTTATTAACACATATTTTATGAAAACAATATCAGAAGTGTGAATTTTGCTTCTTACATCGCAATGTCAATCAATGTCTATCAGTTTTACAACAGCCttagtataaaatattttaagtatTTTCAGTACAATCTATCTATAGTAGTCTCAGTATATACTACCTATAGCAGTTTCAGGATATACTATCAAAAATAGTTTTAGTTTCAGTTTAATTAATTCACAGTTTCAGAAAACTTACTGGAtcagcgccggagactcggtgtacaaCACTTTCAATAAAAACCTTTAGAAATCAGTTCTCAGAAATCAAGTCTTAAAAACCCACATCTACGGTCAACTTTTgtaacctggctttgataccactaaatgtgacaccccaaacccggcctagtcattatggtcgaatctgacaGTGTCACATGTTAACGTGTTTGAAAACTGTAACTTGGATTGAAAACCGTAACTTTTACTTTAAACATTTTCCATTTAAAATCTTTTCATTATTACTTATTAATCCTATTATTGTGTTAATTAATCATTCGAAAGCTTTCAAAACGTCCATTCtatgtggaagcttttaaaaccagtTTGTGTATTTGTAAGTAATTTGTTAAAACGTTTAAttcttttgaaaactcgagttttcctaaAACTAGTAGTTATAATCCATAActaataaaaatcccaaatttaagAACAAACCATAAAGGCCGTATTTACAATAAAATTcccaaacaaaatttaaaatcataattatGTACGAAATAGAGTCAAACAAGGTTGTatggccaccactgagtcctccgCCGCACCAATCCACCCATGTCTGGGGATTTCCTGTATAGATAAATcagaggggtgagtttacaaaaactcagtgcgTAATCTCCATATAAAACAAGCAGAAAAAATGCAGTCACAGTATGGGCTTAAGCCCTTTCAGCATTAGATTCAGATTCAGTTAGGGCTTTAGCCAATTTCAGTATCAGCAATCAATACAGTAACAGCTTTACAATCACAAAATacctacccagccagcctctacacaccatctccgtccaaccctacactccatgtgggggtataatcaacccacccatcccaacACTCCAAGAAGTACCGAATGTGGCATTAAACAGtggtttgcagctgagctgctagTAAATTAAGCCTGAGGCCTTTCAATACACTTCTTCCGAACAATACcaacccccaacccaatgcaatgtaaCATACAGTAATGACATGCTATATCATGGCAACAGTACATACGATATCAGTTCATTAAATATCATCATGCTCACtagcatataaatatatatatcagtcATACAGTCATTTCGATCAATTAGGGGTCCAGGTaagcttactgaccctacagtaggttcacagtcatcTCGGGTGACCTATGCAACCTTAGCAACAAAACAATAGAGATAGGCTCACACGCTCATGTTGTCGGCCTGTGTGGACCCACACGCCCATGTTGCCTACAGGACCCAAAATGGCCTTGGCTATGTAGATTACACGGCCTGACCCAAAAatcccatacgcccgtgtggttcacccatgtgggccacacggcccTTGTATCGTACACGGCCTATCTCATCGATATTACGCCCATGTTTCattacacggcctaccacacgggcgaccacacgcctGTATGGCGTCAAAAACCCCATTTTTTGGCTTTTTGCCGATTACTGTTTTTAGTTTTTTTGTTACACACCTACTTGAATTTTTATGCCTAAAACTCCCGAGAACTCCCAAAACCTAAAATCAGCAACTTACATTTGATTAAACGATTAAACTATCAAATACATCCAAATCCCGAAACAAGGTATTCACTTTCGAGCGGTAAGCCATTATCTTAAATCGAGTAGCAGGAATACCATGCCTTCAGAATGTTGACGAGTGATAAACAGCCCTTCGATAAACCCCTAATCACTGAAAGAATCCATATCAACACTTATCCATATCCCAGTTTAAAGTTTACTCAAGACTAAACTTACCGAGAGGACGAAGAGGACAATGCGCATGAAGAAAGTAGAAATGAAAAGATCTGAAAAGCGGAAGAAGCCCAGCAAAGGTTTGGCTTCGGAAAGAAACGGAAAAACATCAAGAGACTTTcagtaaaaagaaaagaaaaagaaaccgaAAGTTGAGAGTAAAAGCAATTCCACCTTATTTCACTTATCGAACAGACGGAAACGAAGGTTGCCACAAACGAACGATTGAAGCcagaaaaaataaaatgaaacgcCAAGGCTAGGGTAGGAGAAGCAAAATTCGGCGGCAAGGGGAGGAATTAAGGAAAGAAAACAGTGGAGATGGGGAAAGAAATCGTCAGGAAGATGGAGAGAAAACTTACTCTCTcttttttcaaaaagaaaagaaaatgatcaGATTTTGGATATTTTCCCCTATAATCCCCTTAATTTCCTCCCACTTATCCCTAAATTCGCTCCCACACTTCCCCACACCCCTCAAACACTTCATAAACGTCCACTACTTCCCCACACACCTCAAACACTCAGCATTTTACTACACCTTAAACTCCTACACACCACAAGCAGCAAAAATAATACCCAAGTACAGCTCGAACCCAAGACCTCTAGTGTTCTTAACACACCATttatccaccagaccagcaggcccattctgatatgttTTTACAAACTTTTAACTATAAGCCTACTGAATAAAAGCAacgatttattcaattaaaacaaaaatttagttcaagacaaggcttgaacctaagacttcttAGACACCCTCAACACACATAACTACTGAAGCAAATATAGATTTATAtcacaaacacacaaaaataaatataagagatttttggggcattacaagctTAGAAAAATTACGCCACTCCTTCTTGCTC encodes:
- the LOC128290552 gene encoding uncharacterized protein LOC128290552, with translation MFACLSLFDDGSLLAELQVKPTWIEQVKGKQLEGESLGLHFQQLELPPELDQIRDVFHVSMLRCYRSDLTHIVPVEEIEVRPDLTFEEEPIQILDRDVKILRRKSISLVKVLWSNHSSEEAMWEPEDAMHQHYLYLF